In Comamonas sp. lk, the following proteins share a genomic window:
- the glnA gene encoding type I glutamate--ammonia ligase, producing MAKTVADVMKMVEENEVKFVDLRFTDTRGKEQHVTVPVSHFDDDKFTSGHAFDGSSVAGWKGIEASDMQLMPDPNTANIDPFFEETTLILQCDVIEPGDGKAYDRDPRSIAKRAEAYLKSSGLGDTAYFGPEPEFFIFDGVRWGTEPHNPFFEIEEYEAPWNTGTKFEGGNRGHRPRTKGGYFPVPPVDSTQDMRAEMSLILESVGIPVEVFHHEVAGAGQNEIGTRFSTLVERADWTQLQKYVIWNVANTYGKTATFMPKPYAGDNGSGMHVHQSVWKDGKNLFAGDGYAGLSDFALYYIGGIIKHARALNAITNPGTNSYKRLVPGFEAPVKLAYSAKNRSASIRIPYVSNPKGRRVEARFPDPLMNPYLGFSALLMAGLDGVENKIHPGEAATKDLYHLPPEEDKLVPTVCHSLDQALEALDADRAFLTKGGVFTDSMLDAYIELKMGEVTRFRQAVHPVEYDMYFSL from the coding sequence ATGGCAAAGACCGTTGCAGACGTGATGAAGATGGTGGAGGAGAACGAAGTCAAATTCGTCGACCTGCGCTTTACAGATACCCGCGGCAAGGAACAGCACGTGACCGTGCCTGTGTCGCACTTCGATGATGACAAGTTCACCTCGGGCCATGCTTTTGACGGTTCGTCCGTTGCTGGCTGGAAGGGTATCGAAGCTTCGGACATGCAGCTCATGCCCGACCCCAACACCGCCAACATCGATCCTTTCTTTGAAGAAACCACACTGATCTTGCAGTGTGATGTGATCGAACCCGGTGATGGCAAGGCCTATGACCGCGATCCCCGCTCCATCGCCAAGCGCGCTGAAGCCTATCTGAAGTCTTCCGGCCTGGGCGATACCGCCTACTTCGGACCGGAACCCGAATTCTTCATCTTCGACGGCGTGCGCTGGGGTACCGAACCTCACAACCCCTTCTTCGAAATTGAAGAATACGAAGCTCCCTGGAATACCGGCACCAAGTTCGAAGGCGGCAACCGCGGTCACCGTCCTCGCACCAAAGGTGGCTACTTCCCCGTGCCTCCCGTCGACAGCACGCAAGACATGCGCGCCGAGATGTCCCTGATTCTGGAATCCGTGGGCATTCCCGTCGAAGTGTTCCACCACGAAGTGGCAGGCGCTGGCCAAAACGAAATTGGCACCCGCTTCTCCACTCTGGTTGAGCGCGCCGACTGGACACAGCTGCAAAAGTACGTGATCTGGAACGTGGCCAACACCTACGGCAAGACGGCAACCTTCATGCCCAAGCCCTATGCTGGCGACAACGGTTCCGGCATGCACGTGCACCAGTCCGTGTGGAAGGATGGCAAGAACCTGTTCGCCGGTGACGGCTATGCCGGTCTGTCCGACTTCGCCCTGTACTACATTGGCGGCATCATCAAGCACGCCCGTGCCCTGAACGCCATCACCAACCCAGGTACCAACAGCTACAAGCGTCTGGTTCCCGGTTTTGAAGCGCCTGTGAAGCTGGCTTACTCGGCCAAGAACCGCTCCGCTTCCATCCGTATTCCTTACGTGAGCAACCCCAAGGGCCGCCGCGTGGAAGCTCGCTTCCCCGATCCATTGATGAACCCCTACCTGGGCTTCTCGGCTCTGCTGATGGCGGGTCTGGACGGCGTGGAAAACAAGATCCATCCCGGCGAAGCTGCGACCAAGGATCTGTACCATCTGCCTCCCGAGGAAGACAAGCTGGTGCCCACCGTCTGCCACAGCCTGGATCAGGCTCTGGAAGCACTGGACGCCGACCGCGCCTTCCTGACCAAGGGTGGTGTGTTCACAGACAGCATGCTGGATGCCTACATTGAACTGAAGATGGGTGAAGTGACCCGCTTCCGCCAGGCCGTGCACCCTGTCGAATACGATATGTACTTCTCGCTGTAA